The proteins below are encoded in one region of Longimicrobium sp.:
- the modA gene encoding molybdate ABC transporter substrate-binding protein has translation MRPFLLLALALSACAPDRRDAPVTVSAAASLREVMTELEAEYEAAHPGVEVRTNFAASGALRQQIEQGAPVDLFVSAAAAPMDALAKSGRVDAATRRVLAGNELVLIVPAQGSRVHAFADLARTEVRRVALGAPASVPAGEYAQEVLRAAGVLEAVRAKAVYAQDVRQVLAFVSSGNADAGIVYRTDASVTKRVRVAAVAPTGSHRAIEYPVAIVNGGPNTEGARAYLAFLLGPAGRAALRRRGFRVEG, from the coding sequence ATGCGCCCCTTCCTCCTGCTCGCCCTTGCACTCTCCGCGTGCGCGCCCGACCGCCGGGACGCGCCGGTCACCGTGTCCGCGGCGGCGTCGCTGCGGGAGGTGATGACGGAGCTGGAGGCGGAGTACGAAGCCGCGCACCCGGGCGTCGAAGTGAGGACCAACTTCGCGGCATCGGGGGCGCTGCGGCAGCAGATCGAGCAGGGCGCGCCCGTGGACCTGTTCGTCTCCGCCGCCGCCGCGCCCATGGATGCGCTGGCGAAGTCGGGGCGGGTGGATGCGGCCACGAGGCGGGTGCTGGCCGGTAACGAGCTGGTGCTGATCGTCCCGGCGCAGGGCTCGAGGGTGCACGCCTTCGCCGATCTCGCGCGGACGGAGGTGCGGCGGGTGGCGCTGGGGGCACCCGCATCCGTGCCCGCGGGCGAGTACGCGCAGGAGGTGCTGCGCGCGGCGGGAGTGCTGGAGGCGGTCCGAGCGAAGGCCGTGTACGCGCAGGACGTGCGGCAGGTGCTCGCCTTTGTATCCTCCGGCAATGCGGACGCCGGGATCGTGTACCGCACCGATGCGTCGGTTACGAAGCGCGTGCGCGTTGCGGCGGTGGCGCCAACGGGGTCGCACCGGGCCATCGAGTACCCCGTCGCGATCGTGAACGGCGGGCCGAACACGGAGGGAGCGCGCGCCTACCTCGCGTTCCTCCTGGGCCCGGCGGGACGCGCGGCGCTGCGGCGGCGAGGGTTTCGGGTGGAGGGGTGA
- the modB gene encoding molybdate ABC transporter permease subunit — translation MSVFDWSPVWLSLRVALSALAIVFVLGTLAARWTARHAFPGRDVVDGLFLLPLVLPPVVTGFALLVLLGRNGPVGRFLESAFGVRVVFTIHAAVLAAAVVAFPLMYQSAKAAFQSVDPRLEDAARTLGAGEARVFLAVTLPLAWPGVVAGMALAFARSLGEFGATAMVAGNIPGETTTVPLAIYFLADAGELRTAGLYALGISAISMILVVGLNVWTRRRTPRWQRRAGR, via the coding sequence GTGAGCGTGTTCGACTGGTCGCCGGTCTGGCTCTCGCTGCGGGTGGCGCTATCCGCGCTGGCCATCGTCTTCGTGCTGGGGACGCTGGCCGCGCGCTGGACCGCGCGCCACGCATTCCCCGGGCGCGACGTGGTGGACGGCCTCTTCCTGCTCCCCCTCGTCCTCCCGCCCGTGGTGACCGGCTTCGCGCTCCTGGTGCTCCTGGGGCGCAACGGGCCCGTGGGGCGCTTCCTGGAGTCGGCGTTCGGCGTGCGCGTCGTCTTCACCATCCACGCGGCAGTCCTGGCGGCGGCGGTGGTCGCATTCCCGCTGATGTACCAGAGCGCCAAGGCCGCCTTCCAATCCGTCGATCCACGGCTGGAGGACGCCGCGCGCACGCTGGGGGCCGGAGAGGCGCGCGTCTTTCTCGCCGTCACCCTCCCGCTCGCATGGCCCGGTGTCGTCGCGGGGATGGCGCTCGCGTTCGCCCGCTCCCTCGGCGAGTTCGGCGCGACCGCGATGGTGGCCGGCAACATCCCCGGCGAGACGACGACGGTGCCGCTCGCCATCTACTTCCTGGCCGACGCGGGGGAGCTGAGGACGGCGGGGCTCTATGCGCTGGGGATCAGCGCCATCAGCATGATCCTGGTGGTGGGGCTCAACGTGTGGACGCGCCGGCGCACCCCGCGCTGGCAGCGCAGGGCGGGGCGATAG